The following proteins are co-located in the Mycolicibacterium goodii genome:
- a CDS encoding SDR family oxidoreductase has translation MYWPDAARAQVIEKIPTRRLATFDDVSSTVLYLAADAASMVNGHNFVVDGGASVVF, from the coding sequence GTGTACTGGCCCGATGCGGCGCGCGCGCAGGTGATCGAGAAGATCCCCACTCGGCGCCTGGCCACTTTTGATGACGTCAGCTCGACAGTGCTGTACCTGGCCGCCGACGCGGCGAGCATGGTCAACGGCCACAACTTCGTCGTCGACGGCGGCGCGAGCGTCGTCTTCTGA
- a CDS encoding acyl-CoA dehydrogenase family protein gives MTTTETTAVTRDELLDRATALQPLLARHSGDSDIHRRLPDEVIDALTQAGLFRLITPRRFGGYAVPSRTVVEVSETLAMADASAGWVVGLNANVAWAAAHGTEQMQQEIFGANPDVKLAGSGQPAPARLVDGGVQFSGRWSYASGSPHADWAGVGVAVDKGDGELPEMMVSFVPRSEMRLEDTWHTVGMRGSGSNTWAGEDIFVPEHRLMPLGGVVEPSPLEEEPVYRLPVGTVGTMTVMGPVLGLGRAALQYTIEKTSSKGLQHTFIARQSDSVGVQMQIAEAALKIETARLHVYRATDDLAEATLRPETLDYALRARVRGVAGYAAQQVLEAIQTLLSVHGSGSFAESNPMQRIWRDANVAARHAGVNTAIGLEVFGKSLLGVPERISPLV, from the coding sequence ATGACGACAACGGAGACAACTGCGGTGACCCGCGACGAATTGCTCGACAGGGCAACCGCATTACAGCCGCTGCTGGCTCGTCATTCCGGCGACAGCGACATCCACCGACGTCTACCCGACGAGGTGATCGACGCGCTGACGCAGGCCGGCCTGTTCCGGCTGATTACGCCGCGTCGCTTTGGCGGCTATGCCGTTCCGTCGCGCACAGTGGTCGAGGTCAGCGAAACCCTTGCCATGGCCGATGCTTCGGCGGGCTGGGTGGTGGGGCTCAACGCCAATGTCGCATGGGCCGCTGCGCACGGCACCGAGCAGATGCAGCAGGAGATCTTCGGCGCGAACCCGGACGTCAAACTCGCGGGCAGCGGACAGCCGGCTCCCGCGCGGCTTGTCGACGGTGGCGTGCAGTTCAGCGGCCGATGGTCTTACGCATCAGGTTCGCCGCACGCCGACTGGGCCGGGGTCGGGGTGGCGGTGGACAAGGGAGACGGTGAGCTGCCCGAAATGATGGTCTCGTTCGTGCCGAGGTCCGAGATGCGTCTGGAGGACACCTGGCACACCGTGGGCATGCGCGGCAGCGGCAGCAACACCTGGGCGGGCGAGGACATCTTCGTGCCCGAGCATCGGCTGATGCCCCTCGGTGGTGTCGTGGAGCCTTCACCGCTCGAGGAAGAACCCGTCTACCGCCTGCCGGTCGGAACGGTGGGGACGATGACCGTGATGGGGCCCGTGCTGGGGTTGGGCCGTGCGGCGCTGCAGTACACGATCGAGAAAACGTCCTCGAAAGGTTTGCAACACACGTTCATCGCTCGGCAGAGCGATTCCGTCGGTGTTCAGATGCAGATCGCCGAGGCGGCGCTGAAGATCGAGACGGCGCGTTTGCATGTCTACCGGGCCACCGACGATCTCGCCGAGGCCACGTTGCGGCCGGAAACCCTCGACTACGCGCTGCGTGCCCGGGTGCGTGGGGTCGCAGGTTACGCCGCCCAACAGGTCCTTGAGGCCATCCAGACGCTGCTCAGCGTGCACGGATCTGGGTCGTTTGCGGAATCCAACCCCATGCAACGGATCTGGCGCGACGCCAATGTCGCGGCCCGGCACGCCGGCGTCAACACCGCGATCGGCCTTGAGGTGTTCGGCAAGTCGTTGCTCGGAGTGCCGGAGCGCATCAGCCCGCTGGTGTGA
- a CDS encoding class I SAM-dependent methyltransferase — protein MPSRYTHAPTSRCHHLTIRRTPYRMAARWSDAAENQQLSTQTDNPPAFVDDLVVHLSLDGTGRLLDLGCGTGQLTLPLARHVTEAVGIDPESGMLAEADRHARERGVTNVTWFQGSSEQLPAGLGHFRLVTMGRSFHWMNRQQVLAALDETVDDGGSVVIANDSCLVLPTTPWQQAIEEVQKLFLNNDRVGTARTRAWQTHEQILAKSPFRHVRRQVYEFERTWTVEQAIGYLYSTSLPLRRLLGDRRSAFEDKVTAALLDIDSSGYFIEPVSLEVLIATRDPNVTPAG, from the coding sequence ATGCCCTCACGCTACACCCACGCACCGACAAGTAGGTGTCACCACCTCACGATCCGAAGAACGCCGTATCGGATGGCGGCCCGGTGGTCGGATGCGGCCGAAAACCAGCAGCTCTCTACCCAGACGGATAATCCGCCCGCCTTCGTCGACGACCTCGTCGTCCACCTGAGCCTGGACGGCACCGGTCGCCTGCTCGATCTCGGCTGCGGCACGGGCCAACTGACGCTTCCCCTCGCACGTCACGTCACCGAAGCCGTCGGCATCGATCCCGAATCCGGGATGCTGGCCGAAGCCGACCGGCACGCAAGAGAACGCGGTGTCACGAATGTTACGTGGTTCCAGGGTAGTTCAGAGCAGTTGCCGGCAGGCCTCGGTCACTTCAGGTTGGTGACGATGGGCCGGTCCTTCCATTGGATGAACCGTCAACAGGTCCTGGCCGCTCTCGACGAGACCGTTGACGACGGCGGAAGCGTCGTCATCGCCAATGACAGCTGCCTCGTCCTCCCGACCACACCTTGGCAACAGGCCATTGAAGAAGTCCAAAAACTCTTCCTGAACAATGACCGTGTCGGAACGGCGAGGACCCGGGCCTGGCAGACGCACGAACAGATACTCGCCAAATCCCCATTCCGGCACGTACGTCGGCAAGTCTATGAATTCGAGCGGACGTGGACAGTCGAGCAAGCCATCGGCTACCTCTACTCGACCTCATTGCCCTTGCGCCGGCTTCTCGGTGACCGGCGTTCCGCCTTCGAGGACAAGGTGACAGCGGCGTTGCTCGACATCGATTCGTCCGGGTACTTCATCGAACCCGTCAGCCTGGAGGTCCTCATCGCCACCAGGGACCCAAACGTCACACCAGCGGGCTGA
- a CDS encoding HNH endonuclease: MFESMFDIDPQAPEADLRDHIEQLERLKSKAAAAQARAAALWDEKRRAAEAAAGVRAAKRGKGLSTEIALARREAPNAGGRHLGLARALVDELPYTLAALECGALSEWRATLIVRESSCLSPELRRQFDAELSADPARFDGWGDSRVAAEAKKIVCRLDIGAVLDRSAQAEKDRRVTLRPAPDAMTRLTVLLPMKQGVAVFAALNQAANTTFDERNRGQVMADTVFERVTGRPADAPVPVNLNLVMADTTLFGDDDLPAWVQEYGPVPAEVARRMVVDATLDEKARAAVRRLYRHPKSGQLVAMESKSRLFPKGLATFIGLRDQTCRTPYCNAPVRHRDHAVPHREGGPTSATNGLGLCEACNYTKEADDWTVTTTLTPDGDHVAEYITPTGAVYRSTAPPLPGPLSDRERERDRRLAEAGFTITRLTFDAA, translated from the coding sequence ATGTTCGAAAGTATGTTCGATATCGATCCGCAGGCGCCTGAGGCCGACCTGCGCGATCACATCGAGCAGCTCGAACGCCTGAAATCGAAGGCGGCCGCCGCGCAGGCCAGGGCCGCGGCGCTGTGGGACGAGAAACGCCGCGCCGCCGAGGCCGCCGCCGGTGTGCGTGCAGCCAAGCGCGGCAAGGGTTTGAGCACCGAGATCGCCCTGGCCCGCCGCGAAGCCCCCAACGCCGGCGGACGCCACCTCGGCCTGGCGCGTGCGCTGGTCGACGAATTGCCCTACACACTGGCGGCTCTCGAATGCGGGGCGCTGTCGGAATGGCGTGCCACCTTGATTGTCCGGGAATCCTCGTGCCTGTCGCCGGAATTACGCCGCCAATTCGATGCCGAACTGAGCGCCGACCCCGCCCGCTTCGACGGGTGGGGCGATTCCCGTGTCGCGGCCGAGGCGAAAAAGATCGTCTGCCGCCTCGACATCGGCGCGGTGCTCGACCGCTCAGCGCAGGCGGAGAAAGACCGCCGTGTCACGCTGCGCCCGGCGCCGGACGCCATGACGAGGCTGACGGTGCTGCTGCCCATGAAGCAGGGCGTGGCCGTGTTTGCCGCGCTGAATCAGGCGGCCAACACGACTTTCGATGAACGCAACCGTGGTCAGGTCATGGCCGATACGGTTTTCGAACGTGTCACCGGTCGTCCCGCGGACGCACCTGTCCCGGTCAACCTCAACCTGGTGATGGCCGACACCACCCTGTTCGGCGACGACGACCTACCCGCCTGGGTGCAGGAGTACGGCCCCGTCCCGGCTGAGGTCGCGCGGCGCATGGTCGTCGACGCCACCCTCGACGAGAAAGCCAGAGCCGCTGTGCGCAGGCTCTACCGGCACCCGAAGTCCGGCCAGTTGGTCGCGATGGAGTCCAAGAGCAGACTGTTCCCGAAAGGGCTCGCCACATTCATCGGGTTGCGGGATCAAACGTGTCGCACACCGTACTGCAACGCGCCGGTTCGTCACCGCGACCACGCTGTCCCGCACCGCGAAGGTGGCCCCACCAGCGCCACCAACGGACTGGGCCTCTGCGAAGCGTGCAACTACACCAAAGAGGCCGACGACTGGACGGTCACCACGACGCTGACCCCCGACGGGGACCACGTCGCCGAGTACATCACGCCGACCGGTGCGGTCTACCGCAGCACTGCACCACCGTTGCCCGGCCCACTGAGCGATCGTGAACGGGAACGCGACCGCAGGCTGGCCGAAGCCGGCTTCACCATCACGAGGCTCACCTTCGACGCTGCGTGA
- a CDS encoding nitroreductase/quinone reductase family protein, with the protein MADLLNGIPRVDPTREPTLMRRAAGRILSTELGSALHRHIMAPADKRLMRLTGGRVHFGKGVMPLVLLRTKGAKSGIEREVTLAYFTDGDDVVLVASNYGQAKHPSWYHNLLANPTCQLFAEGNPDSGGTFVARPTEGADHDRLFALVERYASNFSSYAAHTKGIREIPVLRLTPAGQ; encoded by the coding sequence ATGGCCGACCTGTTGAACGGCATACCCCGCGTGGACCCGACACGTGAGCCGACGCTGATGCGCCGGGCGGCGGGGCGCATCTTGTCGACGGAACTCGGATCGGCCCTGCACCGGCACATCATGGCGCCGGCGGACAAACGCCTGATGCGCCTCACCGGCGGGCGCGTCCACTTCGGCAAAGGCGTCATGCCGCTGGTGTTGCTGCGCACCAAGGGCGCGAAGTCCGGGATCGAGCGGGAGGTGACGTTGGCGTACTTCACCGACGGTGACGACGTCGTGCTGGTCGCCTCGAACTATGGGCAGGCCAAACATCCGAGCTGGTATCACAACCTGCTCGCCAACCCCACATGCCAATTGTTCGCCGAGGGCAACCCGGACAGCGGCGGCACCTTCGTGGCGCGCCCCACTGAGGGCGCCGACCATGACCGCCTGTTCGCCCTGGTCGAGCGATACGCGTCGAACTTCAGCTCATATGCCGCCCACACCAAGGGAATCCGCGAAATTCCCGTGCTGCGGCTCACACCCGCAGGTCAGTGA